A genome region from Methanobrevibacter sp. includes the following:
- a CDS encoding right-handed parallel beta-helix repeat-containing protein codes for MKLNLKIIALLLILCIFSISSVSAIEDNNITDDNLEINDNALQITDSSNEILSDNIKTFTDLEQLIKSSKSGDTISLDCDYEYNEGFSHYGINFNKTITLDGNGHSIDGKNSGRVLYIHGDNVILKNITFKNCYSNESEGAIGCRGNNLIIKGCTFIENYANGTSNPDARKVVGGAVYVYADNATIVNNKFINNSIRGSGAGIALDGQYHTIINNTFIGNRALGGMNGGGILVGTGYRITIKGNTFIDNYAEMGGGAVELQHSEDDLIINNTFINNYGDYGGALSIYNTSYFKVTDNIFIDNHATFENSIKGLGGAIRVYLKDTTGKSYITENYFYNSTALHYGAALYVFGYELEISNNIFDKSSAGDNVGGTINIVGNKTYIINNNIINSDAGRHGGAIAIDGNDNEIIRNNFANTTSGAGGGAIYINGNSTIVKDNNFTNTSAKGHSGAVQINGEKTNIDGNSFINTTCQNTGGALYLVGSEISVSNNLFNNNKATGSSGGAIYIKGDENTISDNEISNTHAKGKGGVIYSEGNNVNILSNGISNAYAGNGAGAIYLSGNSAIIDNNGFKNLTSGTFAGAIQLSGNKAVISNNQFTKNVAATHSGSVYVIGSDATITNNDFTSNRAKSNAGALRVDGDTATISLNSFKGNTATKGTDVFIWEGDNSRIADNSFTKYSDMSVVTYGNAISVQDNKGIVEKTTLAVSSKSYGFASTKSLTATLKNSKGNVISGKSITFTVNGKTYKATTNSKGQATVKLKLSAIKSYSCTVKFAKDKYNTASSKKITVKVTKQKTVLTAPNKSFKKSAKTKKVVVTLKIPEGKAVSKKKVTLTINKKTYKATTNSKGQVSINVKLTKKGTYKYTAKFAGDKKYNAVKKTAKITIK; via the coding sequence ATGAAATTAAATTTAAAGATTATAGCATTATTGTTGATTTTATGCATATTTTCAATTTCATCAGTATCCGCTATAGAGGATAATAATATAACTGATGATAATTTAGAAATCAACGATAATGCCCTGCAGATTACAGATTCTTCAAATGAGATTTTATCAGACAATATTAAAACATTTACGGATTTAGAACAATTAATCAAGTCTTCAAAATCAGGAGATACAATCAGTTTAGATTGTGATTATGAATATAATGAAGGATTTAGCCATTATGGAATTAATTTTAATAAAACCATAACCCTTGACGGAAATGGTCACAGTATAGACGGAAAAAATTCAGGAAGAGTATTATATATCCATGGAGATAATGTCATATTAAAAAATATAACTTTCAAAAATTGTTATAGTAATGAAAGTGAAGGTGCAATCGGATGCAGAGGAAATAATTTAATCATTAAAGGCTGCACATTTATAGAGAACTATGCTAACGGAACATCCAATCCTGACGCAAGAAAAGTCGTAGGTGGAGCAGTTTATGTATATGCTGACAATGCAACCATTGTAAACAATAAATTCATCAACAATTCCATCCGTGGAAGCGGAGCTGGTATTGCTTTAGATGGACAGTACCATACAATAATAAATAATACATTTATTGGAAACAGGGCACTTGGAGGAATGAACGGCGGTGGAATTCTGGTAGGAACAGGATACAGAATTACAATCAAAGGCAACACATTCATAGACAACTATGCCGAAATGGGTGGCGGAGCTGTTGAGCTTCAACACAGTGAAGACGATTTAATCATAAACAACACATTCATTAATAACTATGGAGATTATGGCGGTGCTTTAAGCATTTACAATACCAGCTACTTCAAGGTTACAGACAACATCTTCATTGACAATCATGCGACCTTTGAAAATTCTATTAAAGGTCTTGGAGGCGCAATAAGAGTTTATCTTAAAGATACAACAGGTAAAAGTTACATCACTGAAAACTACTTCTACAACAGTACTGCACTTCACTACGGAGCAGCATTATACGTGTTTGGATATGAATTAGAAATTTCCAATAATATTTTCGATAAAAGCAGTGCAGGAGACAATGTTGGAGGAACAATCAACATTGTTGGAAACAAAACATACATCATCAATAATAATATCATAAACTCCGATGCCGGTCGTCACGGTGGCGCAATTGCAATAGACGGTAATGATAATGAAATAATAAGAAACAACTTTGCAAACACCACTTCAGGAGCAGGTGGGGGTGCAATTTATATAAATGGTAACTCCACTATCGTCAAAGACAATAATTTCACAAATACCTCAGCAAAAGGCCACAGCGGTGCAGTTCAAATCAATGGAGAAAAAACAAATATTGATGGAAATAGCTTCATAAATACAACATGTCAAAATACCGGAGGGGCATTATACCTAGTGGGATCTGAAATTTCCGTCTCCAACAATTTGTTCAACAACAATAAAGCTACAGGTTCATCCGGAGGAGCAATTTACATTAAAGGAGATGAAAATACCATTTCTGACAATGAAATTAGCAATACCCATGCCAAAGGCAAAGGCGGAGTGATTTACAGCGAAGGAAATAATGTAAACATATTATCCAATGGTATTTCCAATGCATATGCCGGAAATGGGGCCGGAGCTATTTATTTAAGCGGAAATTCAGCAATAATCGACAACAACGGATTTAAAAATCTCACATCAGGCACATTTGCAGGAGCTATACAACTCAGCGGAAACAAAGCAGTTATCTCAAATAACCAATTTACTAAAAATGTTGCCGCAACCCATAGCGGTTCTGTGTATGTTATCGGATCAGATGCAACAATCACCAATAACGATTTTACATCAAACCGAGCAAAATCAAATGCCGGTGCTTTAAGAGTTGACGGCGACACTGCAACAATATCCCTCAATTCATTTAAAGGCAATACTGCAACTAAAGGAACAGATGTTTTTATTTGGGAAGGAGACAATTCCAGAATCGCAGACAATTCATTTACAAAATACTCAGACATGTCTGTTGTAACATACGGAAATGCAATCAGTGTTCAGGACAATAAAGGAATTGTGGAGAAAACCACATTAGCAGTTTCATCCAAAAGTTACGGATTTGCAAGTACAAAATCATTAACTGCCACTCTTAAAAACTCAAAAGGAAACGTGATTTCAGGAAAAAGCATCACATTTACAGTTAATGGTAAAACTTATAAAGCAACAACCAATTCAAAAGGTCAAGCCACAGTTAAATTAAAATTATCAGCAATTAAAAGTTACTCATGCACAGTTAAATTTGCTAAAGATAAGTATAACACTGCTTCATCCAAAAAAATTACTGTAAAAGTAACTAAACAAAAAACTGTACTGACTGCACCAAATAAATCATTTAAAAAATCTGCAAAAACTAAAAAAGTTGTTGTAACTCTTAAAATACCTGAAGGCAAGGCAGTTTCTAAGAAAAAAGTTACTTTGACTATTAATAAAAAAACATATAAGGCAACCACCAATTCAAAGGGCCAGGTTAGCATAAATGTAAAATTAACCAAAAAAGGAACTTACAAATACACTGCCAAATTTGCAGGAGACAAAAAATATAATGCAGTTAAGAAAACCGCAAAAATTACAATCAAATAA
- a CDS encoding right-handed parallel beta-helix repeat-containing protein, protein MKLNFKFISLLLVLFFISLAFVSASDSGEILTDGNVTNIDNSNTVTLSGEDNGNNNLATDNNGENGTDENKVRISPETFADLKSEIILAEEGQELILLNDCVYNSGFSYDGIQINKQLTINGMGHSLDGKKSGRMFFIDADNVVLKNIVFTNGQSSNGGGAILVRASNLVIDNCTFKDNKDTGYGGALYINSVYKSDAKKTTSGTKIINSKFIGNTAGNGGGAIYSLSKANVIQDSTFDGNKAQKLLGGAIFIENSNNKIIGNAFTNNVATKDGGAIALQTGSNQLIENNTFSKNTGYWGGAINLYKGGAFTVIGNTFTGNTAKELGGAMRVFITSTSTASKFNNNQFTSNNAANGGGAIYLAGSSAQISNNIFKNNKITANSGGTLNVDGSSNTISYNVIDTSSAKFKGGAVYIEGSSNKINYNNISNSHAGNGGGAVYTSGASATIIGNEFKNNDADSVGGAVQISGTKATLKDNSFVENIAKANGGAVYLDGNTATIENNNFTSNQANAASGAGGAVRIFSTGANIKTNTFDKNTAKYGPSIFGTGDSQKLTQNTFVSSTQAKQVTWKAIPKKTVLTTPTKTFKKSVKTKKIVITLKTSAKKAVAKKWIYLTVNKKTFKAVTNSKGQATIKITKLTKKGTFKYTAKFKGDSAYIKSSKTGKIIVK, encoded by the coding sequence ATGAAATTAAATTTTAAGTTTATTTCATTATTACTTGTATTATTTTTCATATCTCTTGCATTCGTATCTGCAAGCGATAGCGGGGAAATATTAACAGATGGAAATGTGACAAATATCGACAACAGCAACACAGTAACACTATCTGGCGAGGATAATGGAAATAATAATCTAGCGACTGACAATAATGGAGAAAATGGAACTGATGAAAATAAAGTAAGAATAAGTCCCGAAACATTTGCTGATTTAAAATCTGAAATTATTTTAGCTGAAGAAGGCCAAGAACTTATTTTATTAAACGATTGTGTGTACAACAGCGGATTTAGTTACGATGGAATTCAAATCAACAAGCAATTGACCATCAATGGTATGGGACACAGTTTAGATGGTAAAAAATCAGGAAGAATGTTTTTCATAGATGCTGACAATGTTGTTTTGAAAAATATCGTATTCACCAATGGGCAATCATCAAACGGTGGTGGAGCAATCCTTGTAAGAGCTTCTAATTTGGTCATTGACAACTGTACCTTTAAAGACAATAAAGATACCGGTTACGGAGGAGCACTATACATCAACAGCGTTTACAAAAGTGATGCCAAAAAAACAACCAGCGGCACTAAAATTATTAACTCAAAATTCATAGGCAACACTGCCGGAAATGGTGGTGGAGCGATTTACAGTTTAAGTAAAGCAAATGTAATTCAAGACAGCACTTTTGATGGAAACAAAGCTCAGAAATTACTTGGTGGAGCAATATTTATTGAAAACAGTAACAATAAGATTATTGGAAATGCCTTCACAAACAATGTTGCTACCAAAGACGGCGGAGCAATAGCACTTCAAACAGGTTCTAATCAACTGATTGAAAACAACACATTCAGTAAGAATACCGGATACTGGGGTGGAGCTATTAACCTTTACAAAGGAGGAGCATTCACTGTTATAGGCAACACATTTACCGGAAACACCGCTAAAGAACTTGGTGGAGCAATGAGAGTCTTTATTACTTCAACATCCACTGCAAGCAAATTTAACAATAACCAATTTACCAGCAATAACGCTGCTAACGGCGGTGGAGCAATATACCTTGCAGGTTCCAGTGCCCAAATCTCCAATAACATATTTAAAAACAATAAAATCACTGCAAATAGCGGTGGAACACTTAATGTTGATGGAAGCAGCAATACCATTTCTTACAATGTAATTGATACAAGTTCCGCTAAATTCAAAGGTGGAGCAGTATACATTGAAGGAAGTTCAAATAAAATTAATTACAACAACATTTCCAACTCCCATGCAGGAAACGGAGGTGGAGCAGTTTATACTTCCGGTGCAAGTGCAACAATTATCGGCAATGAGTTTAAAAACAATGATGCAGATTCCGTTGGTGGAGCAGTACAAATCAGCGGTACTAAAGCAACTTTAAAAGATAATTCATTTGTTGAAAACATTGCTAAAGCAAATGGTGGAGCAGTTTATCTTGATGGAAATACAGCAACCATCGAAAACAACAACTTTACTTCCAACCAAGCTAATGCAGCTTCCGGTGCGGGTGGTGCAGTCAGAATATTCAGTACAGGTGCAAACATAAAAACCAACACATTTGATAAAAATACTGCAAAATACGGTCCAAGTATTTTTGGAACTGGAGATTCACAAAAGTTAACTCAAAACACTTTTGTATCAAGTACCCAAGCAAAACAGGTAACATGGAAAGCAATTCCTAAAAAAACCGTGTTAACTACTCCAACTAAAACCTTTAAAAAATCTGTTAAAACTAAAAAAATAGTCATTACCCTTAAAACTTCAGCTAAAAAAGCTGTTGCGAAAAAATGGATTTATTTAACAGTTAACAAAAAGACTTTCAAAGCAGTAACTAATTCCAAAGGTCAAGCTACAATTAAAATTACCAAATTGACTAAAAAAGGAACTTTCAAATACACTGCTAAATTTAAAGGAGATAGTGCATATATCAAATCCAGTAAAACCGGAAAAATTATTGTGAAATAA
- a CDS encoding class I SAM-dependent methyltransferase: MHRSSFMKMQYFKDTYLNPSQDLKILDIGSFDKTGDYNYGLILNEKKWTYHGLDLRAGNNIDIVVENPYHWDEIEDETYDLVVSGQAFEHIEFFWLTLEEVKRILKPGGLFFLIVPSTGPVHKNPYDCYRFNEDAMKAMAKYINFNVIECGTNFDEVSDPWYDTFLVSRKPEGGSVEDLENKMDNLEAKLDLIMKKLNL, encoded by the coding sequence GTGCATAGAAGTTCTTTTATGAAAATGCAATATTTTAAAGATACTTACTTAAATCCTTCACAGGATTTGAAAATTCTGGATATCGGATCATTTGATAAGACCGGAGATTATAATTATGGATTAATCTTAAATGAGAAAAAATGGACATATCACGGTCTTGATTTAAGAGCAGGAAACAATATTGACATTGTTGTTGAAAATCCTTATCATTGGGATGAAATTGAAGATGAAACATATGACCTGGTTGTATCCGGCCAGGCTTTTGAACACATTGAATTTTTCTGGCTCACACTGGAAGAGGTTAAAAGAATATTAAAACCTGGAGGATTATTCTTCCTGATTGTACCAAGTACAGGTCCCGTTCATAAAAATCCTTATGACTGTTACCGCTTTAATGAAGATGCAATGAAAGCAATGGCAAAATACATTAATTTCAATGTAATAGAATGCGGAACAAACTTCGATGAGGTTTCAGACCCATGGTATGATACTTTTTTAGTTTCAAGAAAACCTGAGGGTGGAAGCGTAGAAGATTTAGAAAACAAGATGGACAATCTTGAAGCAAAATTAGATTTGATTATGAAAAAATTAAATCTTTAA
- a CDS encoding glycosyltransferase: protein MSDVKVSVIIPVYNSGDAIINSLNSAITQNLKEMEIICINDGSTDNSQDIIDEYSKRDSRLKLITQKNSGAGEARNKGLETAKGEYILFLDSDDWIEENTCELLYSLAKRSDAELVLFDSLIHNDENIKELNFLDENFKNEIFDHSEIKEKVFDSYLGVIWNKFYKSSFLRENNIKFPSYKIFNDVEFHIKTMTLAQKITYTDNIFYHYNNTQHFSLQKEHVGSKHSLIFCDVILDIEEFLKSENLINEMKSHFLNYSLMEFKIKLYHIDKKYTAEYFSKIKEIYESIDVGNEINDENLLFYEKIMNSNTFEEFDYLTKSI, encoded by the coding sequence ATGAGTGACGTTAAAGTTTCTGTAATAATTCCAGTATATAATTCAGGAGATGCAATAATAAACTCCCTAAATTCCGCAATTACTCAAAATTTAAAAGAAATGGAAATTATCTGCATCAATGACGGATCAACTGACAACTCACAGGATATAATAGATGAATATAGTAAACGGGATTCAAGGTTAAAACTCATCACACAAAAAAATTCAGGTGCGGGAGAGGCAAGAAACAAAGGTCTTGAAACAGCAAAAGGAGAATATATCCTGTTTCTAGATTCTGATGACTGGATTGAAGAAAATACCTGTGAATTACTGTACAGCCTTGCAAAAAGAAGTGATGCGGAGCTGGTCCTATTTGACTCATTGATACATAACGATGAAAATATCAAAGAATTGAATTTTTTAGATGAAAACTTTAAAAACGAAATATTTGACCACAGCGAAATTAAAGAAAAGGTATTCGACAGTTATTTAGGAGTTATCTGGAATAAATTTTATAAATCTTCATTTTTAAGAGAAAATAACATTAAATTCCCATCATACAAGATTTTTAATGATGTGGAATTTCACATAAAAACCATGACACTGGCACAAAAAATAACATATACTGACAATATATTCTATCATTACAACAATACCCAACACTTTTCACTTCAAAAGGAACATGTCGGAAGCAAGCACAGTTTAATTTTCTGTGATGTAATCCTGGACATTGAAGAGTTCCTCAAATCGGAAAATCTGATAAATGAAATGAAAAGTCACTTTCTGAATTATTCGTTAATGGAATTTAAGATTAAATTATATCATATTGATAAAAAATACACGGCAGAATATTTTTCAAAAATTAAAGAAATATATGAAAGTATTGATGTTGGCAATGAAATTAATGATGAAAATTTATTGTTTTATGAAAAAATAATGAATTCAAATACATTTGAGGAATTTGACTATTTGACTAAATCTATTTAA
- a CDS encoding CDP-glycerol glycerophosphotransferase family protein — translation MLNNIFDFDSFKFSIIIAVYNTDEFLKEAIESIVNQSIGFENIELILVDDGSTDNSKEICLEYKEKYPKNVKYIRQENQGQATARNNGMKIAKGKYLNFLDSDDKLELNALELVYDFFEKHDNAVDVVSIPMKFFDRQTGEHILNYKYESTKLIDLTQNPSYIQLSASAAFFKRKAIKNHKFDTELIVSEDAIFVNKILLEKCMHGVVSNTAYLYRKRNVKTSTIDSSIKKKEYYLDRSKLFFKALFDYAKQKYGHIPDFIKFTVMYDIQWMFDISDVSDVLSEDELNQLYSILRELLSEIDDYIILNQKHRDRSLIKSILLFKHQDMETIKNIHTHNVVKKVSNYNIDQLYYHVFYIDGVEVKNDTLHILGFLKSFFEVEELKIQAIKINKTEFLDYWTMYFNTNKLAFIKKEYLNTDGKNIQRYLINSGNDYYRLKINQYLIKEPDFDLDKYYDFNEIENLIKNDLIDVNNYNKLYGKIVNTFIESKAEVYEGEYNNYPFRERKYLNLTYNPSFNFECKIPLKVNEESLIKIRVSYEELDFYLDIGFNYYSKLTKESYYSKKENYLVKFRDNLFEVIPYTYRDLLSLEEENINYLISKNDSSLDEIIEFRKKYLENYPKYGHKRIWLFMDRPETAGDNAEELYRYALKQNDGIDKYFIIKKDSKDYNRLKELGNVIEYHSQSHKMLVCFAEKIISSHPDDDLLNPFSGRFEKYYNGLISAKTCFLQHGIILNNISSWLHKYDKFLYLFVTSVKDEYNSIFENPYNYDESVVKLLGLPRYDKLEKGREVNQIVVTPTWRRSIRVMSDEEILESEYFKRWNSLLNNRELIEFLKKHNYEIIFKPHPNVYDCIHLFDLSNVTFDKELSYKDLFNDSKLLITDYSSVTFDFAYLKKPLVYYQWENDDFHFDLSESYFKYDKMGFGESIDNENSLVQLIKEYVLNDCKMKDKYQKRVDNFYEFHDKNNCKRVYDFIIDMKK, via the coding sequence ATGTTAAACAATATTTTTGATTTTGATTCGTTTAAATTTTCAATCATCATTGCAGTTTACAACACTGATGAGTTTTTAAAAGAGGCGATTGAAAGCATTGTTAATCAGAGCATTGGTTTTGAAAACATTGAGCTTATTTTAGTTGATGACGGAAGTACTGACAATTCTAAAGAAATCTGCCTGGAATATAAAGAAAAATATCCGAAAAATGTGAAATATATCCGTCAGGAAAATCAGGGCCAGGCAACCGCCAGAAACAATGGAATGAAGATAGCTAAAGGGAAATACCTGAATTTTCTGGATAGTGATGACAAACTGGAATTAAATGCCCTGGAACTGGTTTATGATTTTTTTGAAAAACATGATAATGCAGTGGATGTTGTGTCAATACCAATGAAATTCTTTGACCGACAGACTGGAGAGCACATACTGAATTACAAATACGAATCTACAAAATTAATAGATTTAACTCAAAACCCAAGTTATATTCAGCTTTCCGCTTCTGCAGCATTTTTTAAGCGAAAAGCAATAAAAAACCATAAATTTGACACAGAACTTATTGTTTCCGAAGATGCAATTTTTGTAAATAAGATACTGCTCGAAAAATGCATGCACGGAGTAGTTTCAAATACGGCATATTTATATCGTAAAAGAAATGTTAAAACATCAACAATAGATTCATCGATTAAAAAGAAAGAATATTATCTTGACAGATCAAAATTATTCTTTAAGGCACTGTTTGACTATGCAAAACAGAAATACGGACACATTCCTGATTTCATCAAGTTTACCGTGATGTATGACATCCAATGGATGTTTGATATAAGTGACGTTTCTGATGTGTTAAGTGAAGATGAATTAAATCAGTTATATTCCATTTTACGGGAACTTTTATCAGAAATTGACGATTATATCATTTTAAATCAAAAGCACAGGGACAGAAGTTTGATAAAATCCATTTTGCTGTTCAAACATCAGGATATGGAAACTATAAAGAATATCCACACACACAATGTGGTAAAAAAAGTCAGCAATTACAACATCGATCAATTATATTACCATGTTTTTTATATTGATGGCGTAGAGGTTAAAAATGATACATTACACATCTTAGGCTTTTTAAAATCATTTTTTGAAGTTGAAGAGCTGAAAATTCAAGCAATTAAAATCAATAAAACAGAATTTTTAGATTACTGGACAATGTATTTTAACACCAACAAGCTAGCTTTCATTAAAAAAGAATATTTGAATACTGACGGAAAAAACATCCAGCGTTATCTTATAAATTCCGGAAATGATTACTACAGATTAAAAATCAATCAATATTTAATCAAAGAACCGGATTTTGATTTGGATAAATATTATGATTTTAATGAAATTGAAAACCTCATTAAAAATGATTTGATCGATGTGAATAATTACAATAAACTATACGGAAAAATAGTTAACACATTCATTGAAAGCAAAGCGGAAGTTTATGAAGGAGAATATAACAATTATCCTTTCAGAGAAAGAAAATATCTAAACCTCACTTATAATCCGTCATTCAATTTTGAGTGCAAAATTCCGTTAAAAGTTAATGAAGAATCCCTGATAAAAATCAGAGTGTCTTACGAAGAGCTTGACTTTTATTTAGATATCGGATTTAATTATTACTCAAAACTTACAAAGGAAAGTTATTATTCTAAAAAGGAAAATTATTTAGTTAAATTTAGAGATAATCTCTTTGAAGTTATCCCATATACTTATAGAGACCTATTAAGTTTGGAAGAAGAAAATATCAATTATCTGATTTCTAAAAATGATTCAAGTCTTGATGAAATTATTGAATTTAGAAAAAAATATCTTGAAAATTATCCGAAATACGGACATAAACGAATTTGGTTATTTATGGACAGACCAGAAACGGCCGGAGATAATGCAGAAGAACTATACAGATATGCTTTAAAGCAAAACGATGGAATTGATAAATATTTCATAATAAAAAAAGACTCCAAGGATTACAACAGATTAAAGGAATTGGGAAATGTTATTGAATATCACTCACAATCCCATAAGATGCTTGTATGTTTTGCTGAAAAAATCATTTCATCACACCCCGATGACGATTTGCTGAATCCGTTCTCAGGCAGGTTTGAAAAGTACTATAACGGATTGATTTCTGCAAAAACCTGTTTCCTGCAGCATGGAATAATCCTAAATAACATTTCATCCTGGCTGCATAAGTATGATAAATTCCTGTATTTATTTGTAACATCAGTAAAAGATGAATATAATTCTATTTTTGAAAATCCATACAATTACGATGAAAGTGTTGTAAAACTACTTGGCCTTCCAAGATATGACAAATTGGAAAAAGGCCGTGAAGTTAACCAGATTGTTGTGACTCCAACATGGAGAAGAAGCATTAGAGTTATGTCTGATGAAGAAATTCTTGAATCAGAATATTTCAAAAGATGGAATAGCCTTTTAAACAACAGAGAACTGATTGAATTTTTAAAGAAACATAATTATGAAATCATATTCAAACCTCACCCGAATGTCTATGACTGCATTCATTTATTTGACCTGAGCAATGTGACATTTGATAAAGAATTATCCTATAAAGACTTATTTAATGATTCAAAATTGTTAATTACAGATTATTCATCAGTGACTTTTGATTTTGCATATTTAAAAAAACCACTTGTTTACTACCAATGGGAAAATGATGATTTCCATTTTGATTTATCTGAAAGTTATTTTAAATATGACAAAATGGGTTTTGGTGAAAGCATTGACAATGAAAATTCGTTAGTTCAACTTATTAAAGAATATGTATTAAATGATTGTAAAATGAAAGATAAATATCAAAAAAGAGTTGATAATTTCTATGAATTCCATGATAAAAACAACTGCAAGAGAGTTTATGATTTTATCATTGATATGAAAAAGTAG
- a CDS encoding FkbM family methyltransferase: MSFKDKMLSKSNSYAYYKSKNESLTREINSLKNENENLKNEIENLRTEKNISLKNEYFRKYGLSGAFSNWDYVDFYMDDDFEDNFNKITEKLDSKSKKLYKWIFLRTLFVNLVTKDTIYSTHELENQKRFTDFRINNARKNEIAGYKFTGDYNLHAFIDLGLSDADRTFLKNKDIIDAGAFTGDTSIPLSEVTNKKVYAFEPFDESYNLLVKNIEDNNIENIVPVKKSLGNHDGDRKLFLSGSNVQGITSDPNIRDYDNVLTVEEITLDTFVDENDLNVGLITIDVEGAEMDLLNGAINTIKTQKPILQVSIYHKASDFVGIIPWIANLDLGYEFEVVKEQPWPFLADTVVQCRAK; the protein is encoded by the coding sequence ATGAGTTTTAAAGATAAAATGTTATCTAAAAGTAATTCTTATGCATATTACAAAAGTAAAAATGAATCATTAACCAGAGAAATTAATTCACTGAAAAATGAAAATGAGAATTTGAAAAATGAAATAGAAAATTTAAGAACTGAAAAAAACATATCCCTTAAAAACGAATATTTCAGAAAATATGGTCTCTCCGGTGCATTTTCCAACTGGGACTATGTTGATTTTTATATGGATGATGATTTTGAAGATAACTTTAACAAAATTACTGAAAAGTTAGATTCCAAATCTAAAAAACTATATAAATGGATTTTTTTAAGAACATTATTTGTAAATCTGGTTACAAAAGATACAATTTATTCCACCCATGAGCTGGAAAACCAAAAACGATTTACTGATTTTCGAATCAATAACGCAAGAAAAAATGAAATTGCAGGATACAAATTTACCGGAGATTATAATCTGCATGCATTTATAGATTTAGGCTTAAGTGATGCAGACAGAACATTTCTAAAAAACAAAGACATTATCGATGCAGGTGCTTTTACTGGAGATACATCAATACCATTATCGGAAGTGACTAATAAAAAGGTTTACGCTTTTGAACCATTTGACGAATCATATAATTTATTGGTTAAAAATATTGAAGACAACAATATCGAAAACATTGTTCCGGTTAAAAAATCCCTGGGAAACCATGACGGAGACAGAAAATTATTCTTATCCGGAAGCAATGTTCAGGGAATTACAAGCGATCCGAACATAAGAGACTATGATAATGTCCTAACCGTTGAGGAAATTACATTAGACACATTTGTGGATGAAAATGATCTTAATGTGGGACTTATTACAATTGATGTTGAAGGAGCCGAAATGGATCTGCTGAATGGAGCAATAAATACAATCAAAACTCAAAAGCCAATACTTCAAGTAAGTATTTACCATAAAGCTTCTGATTTTGTTGGAATTATCCCATGGATTGCAAATCTTGATTTAGGATATGAGTTTGAAGTTGTTAAGGAGCAGCCTTGGCCGTTTTTAGCAGATACAGTTGTTCAATGCAGGGCAAAATAA